One window of Hypanus sabinus isolate sHypSab1 chromosome 18, sHypSab1.hap1, whole genome shotgun sequence genomic DNA carries:
- the LOC132377530 gene encoding P2Y purinoceptor 4-like, translating into MMDISSFTPTYQAVNSSNSTGSPDCKPEDLGSFIPIFLSLIFSAGFILNIVSLWIFWFCIKKWSAGMILQVNLALADAIITPAAPFIIANFSLLHWPFGDFLCQLKVFLLSTNMYGSIYFLVLISIHRYVVVVHCTKKTMFKEARFMKLLCAGVWIILFVQGFPFFFVLRTTQVNNSTQCLSFHQDELLTLYFVWNTTILFTGYIIPFVASVTFYTLLASFIIKLNPNQLKSQNMKIKSIQMIVMSLTIFIICFLPVHVSRTVGITLKFFHPEQCHALGVLELAYYRCLALSSTNCCLDPFLYFFSSKKFKRSISNAMCFTRRWNKQ; encoded by the coding sequence ATGATGGACATCTCATCCTTCACCCCTACCTACCAGGCAGTGAACAGCTCTAATTCCACGGGGAGCCCTGACTGTAAGCCAGAGGATCTGGGCTCTTTCATCCCGATTTTCCTAAGCTTGATCTTTTCAGCTGGTTTCATTTTGAACATTGTCAGCCTGTGGATCTTCTGGTTTTGTATTAAGAAATGGAGTGCTGGAATGATTCTGCAGGTCAACTTGGCATTAGCTGATGCTATTATAACACCGGCCGCCCCATTTATAATCGCAAACTTCTCACTGTTGCACTGGCCCTTTGGAGATTTCCTTTGTCAGTTGAAGGTCTTCTTACTGAGCACCAACATGTATGGGAGCATCTACTTCCTGGTCCTCATCAGCATTCACCGCTACGTCGTTGTTGTGCACTGCACCAAGAAAACCATGTTTAAGGAAGCCAGATTCATGAAGCTGCTATGTGCGGGTGTGTGGATCATTCTGTTCGTCCAAGGATTTCCGTTCTTCTTTGTGCTGAGGACCACCCAGGTCAACAATTCCACGCAGTGCTTGAGCTTTCACCAGGACGAGCTGTTGACACTGTACTTTGTATGGAACACAACTATTCTATTCACTGGCTATATCATCCCATTTGTTGCCTCGGTCACTTTCTACACTTTGCTCGCCAGCTTCATTATAAAACTGAATCCCAATCAGCTTAAGAGCCAGAATATGAAGATAAAGTCCATACAAATGATAGTGATGTCCCTGACAATTTTTATAATCTGCTTCCTACCAGTGCATGTGTCTCGAACAGTTGGCATTACACTTAAGTTCTTTCATCCTGAGCAGTGCCATGCTCTGGGTGTGTTGGAACTGGCTTATTACAGGTGTTTAGCACTGTCAAGCACCAACTGCTGCCTGGACCCCTTTTTGTACTTCTTTTCATCCAAGAAATTTAAGAGGTCAATAAGCAATGCTATGTGTTTTACGAGGCGTTGGAACAAGCAATGA